One window from the genome of Candidatus Margulisiibacteriota bacterium encodes:
- a CDS encoding aminotransferase class I/II-fold pyridoxal phosphate-dependent enzyme: MDNQALELNQTIQKNNATVYELLGDKGKNAYFPKSGILSQAAQASGKKINATIGIATEDDGSPMRLDSLTKNIGLAPEKVFPYAPSYGRPDIRAKWQEHIYEKNPSLKDKPISLPVVTNALTHGLSIIGQMFFNEGEKLVLSDLYWENYGLVFEQPFGVKFDLMNTFSGEGLDLEAFEAKLSVKKAGKIAVLLNFPNNPTGYTPTEKEALAIVDVIKRSADKGNKLLIILDDAYFGLVYKKNIFKESLFAQLADLHKNVLAVKIDGPTKEDYVWGFRVGFITYGIKDGDKELYSALEAKTAGLIRGNISNASNLSQSLLMTAYSCPNYAKEKQKKFEILKSRYEVVVKELQDKKEYAEFFTALPFNSGYFMCVDLAKGIDGEALRRLLLDEFGTGVILCGGVIRIAFSAVQKKLIPELFDNLYQACKKLSK, encoded by the coding sequence TACAGTTTATGAATTATTAGGTGACAAAGGGAAGAACGCTTATTTCCCAAAGTCGGGTATTCTTTCTCAAGCAGCACAAGCTAGTGGCAAGAAAATTAATGCTACCATAGGTATTGCTACTGAGGATGATGGTTCCCCCATGAGACTAGATTCTCTTACCAAAAACATTGGTTTAGCGCCTGAAAAAGTTTTCCCCTATGCCCCTAGTTATGGGAGACCAGATATAAGAGCAAAATGGCAAGAACATATTTATGAAAAAAATCCTTCACTTAAGGATAAGCCAATAAGTTTGCCAGTTGTAACAAATGCTTTAACTCATGGTCTTAGTATTATTGGTCAAATGTTTTTTAATGAGGGCGAAAAATTAGTTCTTTCCGACCTCTATTGGGAAAACTATGGCCTTGTTTTTGAACAACCGTTTGGCGTTAAGTTTGATTTAATGAATACTTTTAGTGGAGAAGGTTTAGACCTTGAAGCTTTTGAGGCGAAATTATCAGTAAAAAAAGCCGGGAAAATAGCTGTTTTATTGAACTTTCCTAACAATCCTACAGGTTATACTCCAACCGAAAAAGAAGCGCTGGCAATAGTTGATGTAATAAAAAGATCCGCGGATAAGGGTAATAAGTTATTAATTATTTTAGATGATGCATATTTTGGACTGGTTTATAAAAAGAATATTTTTAAAGAGTCTTTGTTTGCTCAGCTAGCAGATTTGCATAAGAATGTGTTAGCAGTAAAGATAGATGGTCCAACAAAAGAGGATTATGTTTGGGGTTTTAGGGTTGGGTTTATTACTTATGGAATCAAAGATGGAGACAAGGAATTATATTCTGCTTTAGAAGCCAAGACAGCTGGGCTTATTAGAGGGAATATTTCTAATGCATCTAATTTGTCACAGTCACTACTTATGACCGCTTATAGTTGTCCAAACTATGCTAAAGAAAAACAAAAGAAATTTGAGATACTAAAATCAAGATATGAAGTTGTGGTGAAGGAGCTACAAGATAAAAAAGAATATGCGGAGTTTTTTACAGCTCTACCGTTCAATTCTGGATATTTTATGTGTGTTGACCTGGCTAAGGGAATAGACGGTGAGGCATTGAGAAGACTTTTGTTGGACGAGTTTGGCACAGGAGTTATTTTGTGTGGAGGGGTAATTCGTATTGCGTTTTCTGCAGTTCAAAAGAAATTAATACCAGAGCTTTTTGATAATTTATATCAGGCTTGTAAAAAGCTAAGTAAATAA